A genomic window from Gemmatimonadaceae bacterium includes:
- a CDS encoding TolC family protein, translating to MSRGIPSIPFFSASLTLLSLLGGTIVTRSANAQSPAASARADTLVLALDDIQRLAIGRSPTLLGVRQETAIARGALRQTRVLRSNPELAVQSAGGALGSAADQLQLTVLQEIEFAGQRGLRIDAARIGLGRTAFDVQDAARLTIAEASAGFYRAVAADRRLEVAAEALALVERLLAAVRIQVREGEISRLEANLAEIEAGRARGRVLSARRAAVSAELELRLLVGLDADTPLRLVADSTAALLTDIDALSGDSLLALALVGRPDLAATGEAVREAETLRALGRREAFPNLRIGVGGNRSPNDGSVQFGPAFGLTLPFFNRNQGLGDQRRALVDQAQFARRSALLRVETDVTVAERAYRAAAEEARVYEFEVLARAHENAALLETAYGAGKIDLSTLLLLRNQLLDAEFGFWDAWLAQREALVQLDAATGRLTPSAASLQPIDPAAIRRQDSTTPIVRNTP from the coding sequence GTGTCCCGTGGAATCCCCTCGATCCCGTTCTTCTCAGCGTCTCTGACGCTGCTCTCCCTGCTTGGCGGAACGATCGTCACGCGGTCGGCGAACGCACAGTCCCCCGCGGCGTCGGCGCGCGCCGACACACTCGTCCTCGCCCTCGACGATATCCAACGGCTCGCTATCGGACGAAGTCCCACACTCCTCGGCGTTCGCCAGGAGACGGCGATCGCGCGCGGCGCGCTGCGCCAGACGCGCGTGCTGCGATCGAATCCCGAGCTGGCGGTACAGTCCGCCGGAGGAGCGCTCGGGAGCGCCGCCGACCAACTGCAGTTGACGGTGCTGCAGGAGATCGAGTTCGCAGGGCAGCGCGGCTTGCGTATCGATGCCGCGCGGATCGGGCTCGGGCGCACCGCGTTCGACGTGCAGGATGCGGCCCGCCTCACGATCGCCGAGGCGAGCGCCGGTTTCTATCGCGCGGTCGCCGCCGATCGTCGGCTCGAGGTAGCAGCGGAGGCACTCGCGCTCGTGGAGCGATTGCTCGCCGCGGTGCGGATCCAGGTACGTGAAGGCGAGATCAGCCGACTCGAGGCGAATCTCGCCGAGATCGAGGCCGGACGCGCACGCGGCCGCGTGCTGAGCGCGCGCCGCGCCGCGGTGAGCGCCGAACTCGAGCTCCGTCTGCTCGTCGGGCTCGATGCCGACACACCGCTCCGCTTGGTGGCGGACTCGACCGCCGCGTTGCTCACGGACATCGACGCGCTGTCCGGCGACTCCCTCCTCGCGCTCGCGCTCGTCGGTCGTCCCGATCTCGCCGCGACCGGAGAGGCGGTGCGGGAGGCGGAGACGCTGCGCGCACTCGGCCGGCGGGAGGCGTTCCCGAACTTGCGCATCGGCGTGGGAGGGAACCGGTCGCCGAACGACGGCTCGGTGCAGTTCGGTCCTGCCTTCGGACTGACCCTTCCGTTCTTCAATCGGAACCAAGGACTCGGCGACCAGCGCCGCGCACTCGTGGACCAAGCGCAGTTCGCGCGTCGCTCAGCGCTGCTGCGTGTCGAGACCGATGTGACCGTCGCCGAGCGGGCGTATCGCGCCGCGGCGGAAGAGGCGCGGGTCTATGAGTTCGAGGTCCTCGCGCGGGCGCATGAGAACGCCGCGCTCCTCGAGACCGCGTATGGCGCGGGCAAGATCGACCTCTCGACCCTCCTCCTCCTCCGCAACCAGCTGCTCGATGCCGAGTTCGGCTTCTGGGACGCTTGGCTCGCCCAGCGCGAGGCGCTCGTGCAACTCGATGCCGCGACCGGCCGGCTCACCCCGTCCGCCGCCTCACTCCAGCCCATCGATCCCGCGGCGATCCGCCGGCAGGACTCGACCACACCCATCGTCAGGAACACCCCGTGA
- a CDS encoding efflux RND transporter periplasmic adaptor subunit, which translates to MTQRLNLQRPRPVVLLFALVVGVVSLACGGGEATADSAAPLAADSTAESDVVVLDTTSIRLGGIRVAVVDSITTSGLQVTGAITYDANRVSHVGSRTEARVLAVRADLGARVGGDAVLAMLESADVGQLRAEERQGEELVAIAKENFAREQRLESQGISSRKELLLAEAELRRSEAALRSTEERLAVLGAAHDHGAGAAYSLVAPFAGTVVARNVSLGEVVGPTDVLFTVADLSVVWIELDIFERDFARVRAGQSVVVTVSAYPGRRFIGRLAYVGEVLDETKRTVRARVEIPNGNAALKPGMFATASIQVGGGGPAMPVVPQAAVQEVEGRQVVFVPGDAPGEFRPVPVVVGETVDGDRVIILSGLRPGSRVVIAGAFALRSELAKGEIGEHGH; encoded by the coding sequence GTGACCCAGCGTCTCAACCTCCAGCGACCGCGGCCGGTCGTGCTGCTCTTCGCCCTCGTCGTCGGCGTTGTCTCCCTTGCGTGCGGCGGTGGCGAGGCCACCGCGGACAGCGCGGCACCACTCGCGGCGGACTCGACGGCCGAGTCCGACGTGGTCGTACTCGACACGACGTCCATCCGACTAGGCGGCATTCGCGTCGCCGTCGTGGATTCGATCACCACGAGCGGCCTCCAGGTCACTGGCGCCATCACGTATGATGCCAACCGCGTGAGCCACGTCGGCTCGCGTACCGAAGCGCGCGTGCTGGCGGTGCGCGCCGACCTCGGCGCGCGCGTCGGTGGCGACGCGGTGCTCGCGATGCTCGAGAGCGCGGACGTCGGACAGTTGCGCGCCGAGGAGCGCCAGGGCGAGGAGTTGGTCGCGATCGCAAAGGAGAACTTCGCGCGCGAACAGCGTCTCGAGTCCCAAGGCATCTCGAGCCGGAAGGAGTTGCTGCTCGCTGAAGCCGAGCTGCGTCGCAGCGAGGCGGCGCTTCGCAGCACGGAGGAACGGCTGGCCGTGCTCGGCGCTGCGCACGATCACGGGGCGGGAGCCGCCTACAGTCTGGTCGCGCCCTTCGCGGGCACCGTCGTCGCGCGCAACGTCAGTCTCGGTGAGGTCGTCGGGCCGACCGACGTGTTGTTCACGGTGGCCGATCTGTCCGTGGTCTGGATCGAACTCGACATTTTCGAGCGGGACTTCGCGCGTGTGCGCGCGGGGCAGTCGGTCGTCGTGACCGTGAGCGCATACCCCGGGCGGCGCTTCATCGGGCGCCTCGCGTATGTGGGCGAGGTGTTGGACGAGACCAAGCGCACGGTGCGTGCGCGTGTGGAGATCCCGAACGGGAACGCCGCGCTCAAGCCGGGGATGTTCGCGACCGCGAGCATCCAGGTGGGCGGGGGTGGTCCCGCGATGCCCGTGGTGCCGCAAGCCGCGGTCCAGGAAGTGGAGGGACGCCAAGTGGTGTTCGTGCCCGGCGACGCGCCGGGTGAGTTCCGGCCCGTACCGGTCGTCGTGGGCGAGACGGTGGACGGGGATCGCGTGATCATCCTCAGTGGTCTGCGACCGGGAAGTCGCGTGGTCATCGCTGGCGCGTTCGCGCTTCGGTCCGAACTCGCCAAGGGCGAGATCGGCGAGCACGGCCACTGA
- a CDS encoding efflux RND transporter permease subunit has product MRSLIGFVLNQRLLVLAMTLLLVGVGIWSALALPIDAVPDVTNVQVQINTNAAALPPSEVERQVTLPVELAMFGLPDLEEIRSISKFGLSQVTVVFAEGTDIYFARQQVQERLQLAREEIPPGYGTPEMGPISTGLGEIFQYTVSADSGTGIDATELRTLQDWVVAPQLRAVSGVAEVNAFGGFEKQYQVLVRPEALVQYDLTLPQVLEAIAANNQNAGGGYITRGAEQLVIRGVGQVQDLDQIRNIVVASRGGTPVRVGDLAEVVIGSTIRQGAVTKDGTGEVVTGIVMMRMGENSRTVVNAVKEKFAVAARALPPGVRLEPFYDRTDLIGRTIGTVEKNLVEGAILVIVVLFVLLGNFRAALIVAAAIPLSMFFALSAMVQAGIAGSLMSLGAIDFGLVVDGSVVMVENAMRRLGHRKPDENFLHTVLESCAEVGRPILFGIGIIIVVYLPILTLQGIEGKMFRPMALTVVFALVGSLLLTFLLTPVLISIFLKGKVTEEDVWLVKRAKAIYRPALEWTLANTRRVLIGSGAAVVLALAAVPFLGSEFIPRLDEGSFALQVLRLPSISLEESVRQTTQLEAILLEEFPDEVIDVVAKTGRAEIATDPMGVNISDILVRLAPPEQWTKATDKGELEAVMTEALARIPGLVVSFSQPIELRVNELIAGVRSDLAIKIYGDDLGQLSTTAEQIVAAVAGLPGATGFKAQQLEGLPQLQIAVLPEQLARYGINSADVMQVVEALGGVQVSQVLEGQRRFALTVRFPASVRANAASISRILVSAPNGERVPLGTLAKVEEVGGPAEVSHENGSRLVIVEGNVRGRDIGSFVADVRALFDNGTITLPPGYRPEFGGQFENLERASKRLLLVVPISLLLIFLLLFATFNSLRQAALVFTGIPLATVGGVLALFARGMPFSISAGVGFIALFGIAVLNGVVMVSYINELRQHGRPLDEAVREGGMTRLRPVLMTALVASLGFLPMALSSSAGAEVQRPLATVVIGGLITATLLTLLVLPLLYLLFERRPETAP; this is encoded by the coding sequence ATGCGCTCCCTCATCGGCTTCGTCCTGAATCAACGCCTCCTCGTGCTCGCGATGACCTTGCTGCTGGTCGGCGTGGGTATCTGGAGCGCGTTGGCGCTCCCGATCGACGCGGTACCGGACGTGACCAACGTCCAAGTCCAGATCAATACCAACGCGGCCGCACTGCCGCCGTCGGAGGTGGAGCGTCAGGTGACGCTCCCGGTCGAGCTCGCGATGTTCGGTCTCCCCGACCTCGAGGAGATTCGATCGATCTCCAAGTTCGGGCTCTCGCAGGTCACGGTCGTGTTCGCCGAGGGCACCGACATCTACTTCGCGCGACAGCAGGTGCAGGAGCGACTGCAACTGGCGCGCGAGGAGATCCCACCGGGATACGGCACGCCCGAGATGGGGCCCATCTCGACCGGGCTCGGCGAGATCTTCCAGTACACCGTCTCGGCGGACTCGGGCACCGGCATCGACGCCACTGAGCTGCGCACGCTGCAGGACTGGGTCGTCGCGCCGCAGTTGCGCGCCGTGTCCGGCGTGGCGGAGGTGAACGCGTTCGGTGGGTTCGAGAAGCAATATCAGGTGTTGGTGCGGCCGGAGGCGCTCGTGCAGTACGACCTCACGCTGCCGCAAGTGCTTGAAGCGATCGCCGCGAACAACCAGAACGCGGGCGGCGGCTACATCACGCGCGGTGCCGAGCAGCTCGTCATCCGCGGCGTGGGCCAGGTGCAGGACCTCGACCAGATCCGCAACATCGTGGTCGCGAGCCGAGGCGGCACACCGGTGCGGGTGGGCGACCTCGCGGAGGTGGTGATCGGGTCGACCATCCGCCAGGGCGCGGTCACCAAGGACGGGACCGGGGAGGTCGTCACCGGCATCGTGATGATGCGGATGGGCGAGAACTCGCGCACGGTCGTCAACGCGGTCAAGGAGAAGTTCGCGGTCGCGGCACGCGCGTTGCCGCCCGGCGTTCGCCTCGAGCCCTTCTACGATCGCACGGACCTGATCGGCCGCACGATCGGGACGGTCGAGAAGAACCTCGTCGAAGGGGCGATCCTCGTCATCGTGGTGCTCTTCGTCCTGCTCGGGAACTTCCGCGCGGCGCTCATCGTCGCGGCGGCCATCCCGCTCTCGATGTTCTTCGCCCTCAGCGCGATGGTGCAGGCGGGGATCGCCGGCAGTCTGATGAGCCTCGGTGCGATCGACTTCGGACTCGTCGTCGACGGATCGGTCGTGATGGTCGAGAACGCGATGCGTCGACTCGGCCATCGCAAGCCGGACGAGAACTTCCTCCACACGGTACTCGAATCGTGCGCCGAGGTAGGCCGGCCGATCCTCTTCGGCATCGGGATCATCATCGTGGTCTATCTGCCGATCCTCACGCTGCAGGGCATCGAAGGCAAGATGTTCCGGCCGATGGCGCTGACCGTGGTGTTCGCGCTGGTCGGATCGCTATTGCTCACGTTCCTGCTCACGCCGGTGCTGATCTCGATCTTCCTCAAGGGCAAGGTGACCGAGGAGGACGTCTGGCTGGTCAAGCGCGCGAAGGCCATCTATCGACCGGCGCTCGAATGGACACTCGCCAACACGCGGCGGGTGCTCATCGGGTCGGGCGCGGCGGTCGTGCTCGCGCTCGCCGCGGTGCCGTTCCTCGGTTCCGAGTTCATCCCGCGACTGGACGAAGGGTCGTTCGCCCTGCAAGTGCTGCGCCTGCCAAGCATATCGCTCGAGGAGTCGGTCCGGCAGACGACGCAGTTGGAGGCGATCCTGCTCGAGGAGTTCCCCGACGAGGTGATCGACGTGGTCGCCAAGACGGGCCGCGCGGAGATCGCGACCGACCCGATGGGCGTGAACATCAGCGACATCCTCGTGCGGCTCGCGCCGCCGGAACAGTGGACGAAGGCGACCGACAAGGGCGAACTCGAAGCCGTGATGACCGAGGCGCTCGCGCGGATCCCTGGCTTGGTGGTGAGCTTCAGCCAGCCGATCGAGCTGCGCGTGAACGAACTCATCGCCGGGGTGCGGAGCGACCTCGCGATCAAGATCTACGGCGATGATCTCGGCCAGCTCAGCACGACCGCGGAGCAGATCGTCGCGGCGGTGGCCGGGCTGCCCGGCGCCACCGGGTTCAAGGCGCAGCAACTCGAGGGGCTGCCGCAACTGCAGATCGCGGTCCTTCCGGAGCAGCTCGCGCGCTACGGCATCAACTCCGCCGATGTGATGCAGGTGGTCGAGGCGCTCGGGGGTGTGCAGGTGTCGCAGGTGCTCGAGGGGCAGCGACGGTTCGCGCTGACCGTGCGCTTCCCTGCGTCGGTGCGCGCGAACGCTGCGTCGATCAGTCGCATCCTGGTGAGTGCCCCGAACGGGGAACGCGTGCCCCTCGGGACGCTGGCCAAGGTGGAGGAGGTCGGCGGGCCCGCCGAGGTGAGTCACGAGAACGGGTCGCGATTGGTGATCGTGGAGGGGAACGTCCGTGGGCGCGACATCGGCAGTTTCGTGGCCGATGTGCGTGCGCTGTTCGACAATGGCACGATCACCCTCCCTCCCGGCTACCGGCCCGAGTTCGGCGGTCAGTTCGAGAATCTGGAGCGCGCGAGCAAGCGCCTCTTGCTCGTGGTGCCGATCTCGCTTCTGCTGATCTTCCTGCTGCTCTTCGCGACCTTCAACTCCTTGCGACAGGCGGCACTCGTGTTCACCGGCATCCCGTTGGCGACCGTCGGCGGCGTGCTCGCGCTCTTCGCGCGCGGGATGCCATTCAGCATCTCGGCGGGCGTCGGGTTCATCGCGCTGTTCGGCATCGCAGTGCTGAACGGGGTGGTGATGGTCTCCTACATCAATGAACTGCGCCAGCACGGCCGTCCGCTCGACGAGGCCGTGCGCGAGGGCGGGATGACCAGGCTGCGTCCCGTGCTCATGACCGCGCTGGTCGCGAGTCTTGGCTTCCTGCCCATGGCGCTCTCGAGCAGCGCTGGCGCGGAGGTGCAGCGGCCGCTCGCGACGGTGGTCATCGGCGGACTCATCACCGCCACGCTGCTCACGCTGCTCGTGCTGCCCCTCTTGTATCTCCTTTTCGAACGTCGACCGGAGACTGCCCCATGA
- a CDS encoding P-II family nitrogen regulator, translating to MKMVIAYIQPFMSDAVEAALHRIGELSGATFTDVRGFGRGGHADAPASEGVLGTVPKVRVEVVVPAALEDEVVRAIEHAARTGNRGDGKVVVVAVSRALRIATGDEGETAV from the coding sequence ATGAAGATGGTGATCGCATACATCCAACCGTTTATGTCCGATGCGGTGGAGGCAGCGCTGCATCGCATCGGCGAGCTCTCGGGCGCCACGTTCACGGACGTCCGCGGCTTCGGACGCGGCGGTCACGCCGACGCGCCGGCGTCCGAGGGCGTGCTCGGTACGGTGCCCAAGGTGCGCGTGGAGGTGGTCGTGCCCGCTGCGCTCGAGGACGAGGTGGTGCGCGCGATCGAGCACGCCGCGCGCACGGGCAATCGCGGCGATGGGAAGGTCGTCGTGGTCGCGGTGTCGCGCGCGCTGCGGATCGCGACGGGCGATGAGGGCGAGACCGCGGTCTGA
- the cadA gene encoding cadmium-translocating P-type ATPase has protein sequence MVIPFRAVGAEDEGRRIEDALRELRGVSAAVVNFAGQVVRVEFDRRRVDRALIEARLREVGAVPVAETVGQEGAPASAAAVEAGASAGVTSPAAPMSKSWSARNRTLAWSISSGALLVVGWALGRFTEAPSALALASFAAAYFFGARDLVGHFIADLRRGKFRFNIDLLMVVAAAGAAVLDAWLEGALLLFLFSLGHSLEKYALGRARRAIAALAELAPQSATVIRDGKELSVPISEVVRGDRVVIKPAERIPVDGAVREGNSAVNQAPITGESVPVDKAPGKPVFAGTVNGEGALVVEVTAAIGDRTLDRVIKLVSEAQTQKAPTQRFTDRFARIFVPIVLVADVLLIAIPPLLGVWTLEESFYRAMALLVAASPCALALGTPAAVLSGIAQAARKGVLIKGGAHLESLGAITVLALDKTGTITVGEPSVTDLRPTTGVSTDALLATAAAVEQRSQHPLAHAIIGAATSAGVAVPAARDLESVTGRGIRSTIAGVRVEVGRLLMFEERGAAVPAAVRTEVEELERAGRSTVAVLRGDEWLGVIGIADEPRADVRQTLDRLRATGIRRIVMLTGDNAGVGNAVGMEVGVDDVRAGLLPEDKVAAIKELEREGRVAMVGDGVNDAPALAHATVGIAMGGAGTAAALETADVALMGDDLGRLPFAIGLSRQARAIIRQNLIVSLAVIALLIVATTTGVIGIGPAVVVHEGSTLVVVGNALRLLVYRHASTG, from the coding sequence ATGGTCATCCCGTTCCGTGCGGTCGGCGCGGAGGATGAGGGGCGACGCATCGAGGACGCGCTCCGTGAACTTCGCGGCGTGAGCGCGGCCGTCGTCAACTTCGCTGGCCAGGTCGTGCGCGTGGAGTTCGACCGCCGACGCGTCGATCGGGCGCTGATCGAGGCGCGACTGCGCGAGGTCGGCGCAGTGCCGGTCGCGGAGACCGTGGGACAGGAAGGCGCTCCGGCGTCCGCGGCGGCCGTAGAGGCGGGGGCGAGCGCGGGGGTGACGAGTCCTGCTGCTCCGATGTCGAAGAGTTGGTCTGCCCGCAACCGCACGCTCGCGTGGAGCATCAGCTCGGGCGCGCTGCTCGTCGTCGGCTGGGCCTTGGGACGATTCACCGAGGCGCCTTCGGCGCTCGCGCTCGCGTCCTTCGCCGCGGCGTACTTCTTCGGCGCGCGCGACCTCGTGGGCCACTTCATCGCCGACCTGCGTCGGGGGAAGTTCCGCTTCAACATCGACCTGCTCATGGTGGTCGCGGCGGCCGGAGCGGCTGTGCTCGACGCCTGGCTCGAAGGGGCGTTGCTGCTCTTCCTCTTTAGTCTCGGTCACTCGCTCGAGAAGTACGCGCTCGGCCGAGCACGCCGCGCCATCGCCGCGTTGGCCGAGCTCGCCCCACAGTCGGCGACGGTGATCCGCGATGGGAAGGAATTGTCGGTGCCCATCAGCGAGGTGGTCCGCGGCGACCGCGTGGTCATCAAGCCCGCCGAGCGCATCCCGGTGGACGGGGCGGTGCGTGAGGGAAACTCGGCGGTGAATCAGGCGCCGATCACCGGCGAGAGCGTGCCGGTCGACAAGGCACCGGGCAAGCCGGTGTTCGCCGGAACGGTGAACGGCGAAGGGGCGCTCGTCGTCGAGGTCACCGCCGCGATCGGTGACCGGACACTCGACCGCGTCATCAAGCTGGTCTCGGAGGCGCAGACACAGAAGGCGCCGACGCAGCGGTTCACGGACCGCTTCGCGCGGATCTTCGTGCCGATCGTACTCGTCGCCGATGTGTTGCTGATCGCCATCCCGCCACTGCTCGGCGTCTGGACGCTCGAGGAGTCGTTCTACCGCGCCATGGCGCTGCTCGTCGCGGCCTCGCCCTGCGCGCTCGCGCTCGGCACACCGGCCGCCGTGCTCTCGGGCATCGCGCAGGCGGCGCGAAAGGGTGTGCTGATCAAGGGTGGAGCGCACCTGGAGTCGCTCGGCGCGATCACGGTGCTGGCACTGGACAAGACCGGGACGATCACGGTCGGGGAGCCGTCGGTCACGGACCTGCGGCCGACGACCGGTGTGAGCACCGACGCCTTGCTCGCGACGGCGGCTGCAGTCGAGCAGCGCTCGCAGCATCCACTCGCGCACGCGATCATCGGTGCGGCCACGAGCGCCGGCGTCGCGGTGCCGGCAGCTCGTGATCTCGAGTCGGTGACGGGGCGCGGGATCCGTTCGACGATCGCCGGCGTGCGCGTGGAAGTGGGGCGACTGCTGATGTTCGAGGAGCGTGGCGCGGCGGTGCCGGCGGCGGTGCGCACCGAGGTCGAGGAGTTGGAGAGGGCGGGGCGCAGCACCGTGGCGGTGCTTCGCGGTGACGAGTGGCTCGGCGTGATCGGCATCGCCGACGAGCCGCGTGCCGATGTACGGCAGACGCTCGACCGGTTGCGTGCGACGGGGATCCGTCGGATCGTGATGCTCACGGGCGACAACGCCGGCGTGGGCAACGCGGTGGGGATGGAGGTGGGCGTGGACGATGTGCGCGCGGGGCTCCTCCCCGAGGACAAGGTCGCGGCGATCAAGGAACTCGAACGCGAGGGGCGCGTGGCGATGGTCGGCGACGGCGTCAATGATGCCCCGGCGCTCGCGCATGCGACAGTCGGAATCGCAATGGGCGGCGCGGGGACCGCGGCGGCGCTCGAGACGGCGGACGTGGCGCTCATGGGCGACGATCTCGGCCGTTTGCCGTTCGCGATCGGACTCAGTCGACAGGCGCGTGCGATCATCCGGCAGAACCTGATCGTGTCGCTCGCCGTGATCGCGTTGTTGATCGTGGCCACGACGACCGGAGTGATCGGGATCGGTCCGGCGGTCGTGGTGCATGAGGGGAGCACTCTAGTGGTGGTTGGAAACGCGCTGCGGCTTCTGGTGTATCGGCACGCCAGTACGGGCTGA
- a CDS encoding IS110 family transposase produces MIGIDLHKRESQLCILDAEGHATERRIVTSRDRFTAVLGSRPPARILVEASTESEWVACHLEALGHAVIVADPNFAPMYATRSRRVKTDRRDARTLADALRLGAYRPAHRVSAARRHVRAELAVREALVRTRTRCIALAKALVRRDGLRVPNSTAANFVERLTAVPLAPTLAAELAPLIAVLGPLNVQVEAADARIAALGRTDPIVALLQTAPSIGPVTSSGLVAIADDIGRFPSAHQFEAFLGLVPGERSSGEKRRVGHITKAGNRRARYLLVEAAWRILRSKAADTAVLRAWAQRILHRRGKKIAAVALARRLAGILYAMWRDQRAYDAGHLRMPPSEPAHTA; encoded by the coding sequence ATGATAGGGATTGATCTCCACAAGCGCGAGAGCCAACTCTGCATCCTCGACGCGGAAGGGCACGCGACGGAGCGGCGCATCGTCACGAGCCGTGACCGCTTCACGGCGGTGCTGGGGTCGCGTCCGCCCGCGCGGATCCTCGTCGAGGCGTCGACCGAGAGCGAATGGGTCGCGTGTCACCTGGAGGCGCTCGGCCACGCGGTGATCGTCGCCGACCCGAACTTCGCGCCGATGTACGCCACGCGGAGTCGGCGCGTGAAGACGGACAGGCGCGATGCGCGCACGCTCGCCGACGCGCTGCGGCTCGGCGCCTATCGGCCGGCGCACCGTGTGTCGGCGGCGCGCCGGCACGTGCGCGCCGAGCTGGCGGTGCGCGAGGCGCTGGTCCGCACGCGCACGCGGTGCATCGCGCTCGCCAAGGCGCTCGTGCGCCGCGACGGCCTGCGCGTGCCGAACAGCACGGCCGCGAACTTCGTTGAGCGGCTCACGGCTGTCCCTCTCGCGCCGACGCTGGCGGCCGAACTCGCGCCGTTGATCGCGGTCCTCGGCCCGCTGAACGTCCAGGTCGAGGCCGCGGACGCGCGCATCGCGGCACTGGGGCGCACGGACCCGATCGTGGCGCTGCTGCAGACGGCCCCCTCCATCGGGCCGGTGACCTCGAGCGGCCTCGTCGCGATTGCGGATGACATCGGCCGGTTCCCGTCGGCGCACCAGTTCGAGGCCTTCCTCGGGCTGGTGCCCGGGGAGCGGAGCTCAGGCGAGAAGCGCCGGGTCGGGCACATCACGAAGGCGGGCAACCGCCGCGCGCGCTATCTCCTGGTCGAGGCGGCGTGGCGCATCCTCCGCTCGAAGGCGGCCGACACCGCGGTGCTGCGCGCGTGGGCGCAGCGCATCCTGCATCGGCGGGGCAAGAAGATCGCGGCGGTGGCGTTGGCGCGGCGGCTCGCGGGCATTCTCTACGCGATGTGGCGGGACCAGCGGGCCTACGACGCCGGCCACCTGCGGATGCCGCCGAGCGAGCCGGCGCACACCGCGTGA